Below is a window of Streptomyces sp. NBC_01571 DNA.
CGTGGGGTGCGACCCGGCGCGGCTCATTCGCCGGCCGACTCGCGCGGTGCGTGCCGCAGGAGCTGCTGATCGAGCTCGGTGCGAATGTCGGAGCAAAGCTGCCCGCTGCGGGCCCAACCGACGATCAGTTCCGCCACGTGCCCGAACTTGATACCGGCCCCCTCCGAGACGCCGCACAGCACATCCCGGCCCTGCTCCGGCGTCAGATGTGCCACTGCCAGGATGACGCCGACGGCCTGGTCCACCACGGCATGCGAACGCATCGCTTCCTCGAGCTGCGCATTCTCCCCCCGCAGCTCCGTCACGCGCCGGCCATCCCCCTGCCGCAGTTCCGTCACCCGCTGCGGGTTCTCCTTCGGCAACG
It encodes the following:
- a CDS encoding ANTAR domain-containing protein, translating into MTVQPEGPEPTTPRKRGGQRVRTLPKENPQRVTELRQGDGRRVTELRGENAQLEEAMRSHAVVDQAVGVILAVAHLTPEQGRDVLCGVSEGAGIKFGHVAELIVGWARSGQLCSDIRTELDQQLLRHAPRESAGE